One Melospiza melodia melodia isolate bMelMel2 chromosome 1, bMelMel2.pri, whole genome shotgun sequence genomic window carries:
- the PEX1 gene encoding peroxisomal ATPase PEX1 isoform X3 produces the protein MWGCGDPGGAAAATIVLSGTRDCFLHLPPALASLLRLQQGQAVKISCGHQPIFLSWMETRHRSHQGENNAEINRHLAEKLGITDGEQVFLEPCSHVSSCQQVEVEPLTADDWEILELHASSLESHLLDQIRVVFPGAIFPVWVEQHTHVYIRIGTLVPPAPYGRLEPCTELLVCPKTHGPEENITSTPATESDILLKNFVKNNMEQEETLKDPFAKQPYLKPGALEQSQTDSNMTFGSNVLPNIWNFIGNIFSNTSEQKQKTSCDNDEMSVFKDKLLNMIHMDSIFRVCQSQPPSVQNVSTTHEFLKCNAVHIFPWNLEYVDLDPNPVVSYGKINELLSPRQRHQEAKQNLPLEKQNHLTSTQDKNPSNSISGEASSEGSVVQIVWNGFEDLKSVIEYGHDGGALHVGRVWIADGLRKKLHIEIHSTVRIKSVESIPKIPVSLTLQPKQNLHKDIHEDDVKCAFSSWLQDSTTDDHPWIMTSTDCIHLSAKEGIQEFVLSAAHPMHIEENKSENIFILSPSLLQKTNIQVLLHPLSTKADDDKQPPVPDRDKNLPYHKLSDLGGVEKLGTSLFEHISHSLLGRPLSQKLAANAVGLRSGGVLLTGGKGSGKSTLAKAICKEAFTRLDAHVEVIDCKALRGKRLVNIRKHVEEAFLEAAWRQPSILLMDDLDHIVGVPSTPEHENSPETVQSNRLAYAQGTHVFQCFKCIQSPDQKQRYEVLYSIIKKKLNSDPKDFSDLDLQCIAKETEGFVARDFTMLVDRAIHTCASNQNASDNGAALNLSTVDFQTALKDFTPLALRNVNLHKPKDLGWDRIGGLKDVKQMLRDTILLPVKYPELFANLPIRQRSGVLLYGAPGTGKTLLAGVVARESGMNFISIKGPELLSKYIGASEQAVRDIFNRAQAAKPCIVFFDEFDSIAPRRGHDNTGVTDRVVNQLLTQLDGVEGLQGVYVLAATSRPDLIDPALLRPGRLDKCLYCPPPDQNSRYEILKALSHSLSLANDVDFQDVAAKTEQFTGADLKALLYNAQLEAIHTNLNLGLTQDFGSSSDSDFSLSSMVFLNHSSGSEDSATDGELGLEHSLVSLDMSDLLPEDPRSNMYRLYFGSSYESELGNGTPSELSSLCFSGPNSMTYDFTSITQRDVASSQPAMLRTASQEGSLENQEQQAEHLRTEINASKANYRSKNGEDSTLNQSVLPKTTVTITQSHLMTALQGMRPSISQDDWKHFTELYDNFQNPKKRKVQIGATFRPGQKMTLA, from the exons ATGTGGGGCTGTGGCGACCCcgggggagccgccgccgccaccaTCGTCCTGAGCGGGACCCGCGACTGCTTCCTGCACCTGCCCCCCGCGCTGGCCTCGCTCCTCCGCCTGCAGCAG GGCCAAGCTGTGAAAATATCCTGTGGTCATCAGCCAATATTTTTGAGCTGGATGGAAACCAGGCATCGAAGTCACCAGGGTGAAAATAATGCAGAGATTAACAGACATTTGGCAGAGAAACTTGGCATCACAGATGGAGAGCAG GTTTTTCTTGAACCCTGTTCCCATGTGTCCTCCTGTCAGCAAGTAGAAGTGGAACCACTCACAGCAGATGATTGGGAAATTCTG GAGCTGCACGCTTCCTCCCTTGAAAGCCACCTTCTGGACCAGATTCGAGTGGTGTTTCCAGGAGCCATCTTTCCTGTCTGGGTTGAGCAGCACACCCATGTCTACATCAGAATCG GTACACTTGTGCCACCAGCCCCATATGGGAGATTAGAGCCATGCACGGAGCTTCTGGTATGTCCCAAAACACACGGACCTGAGGAGAATATCACCAGCACACCTGCCACAGAAAGTGACATCTTGCTCAAAAATTTTGTGAAAAACAACATGGAACAAGAAGAAACATTAAAGGATCCTTTTGCCAAACAGCCTTACTTAAAGCCTGGAGCCCTTGAACAGAGTCAGACTGATTCAAACATGACGTTTGGCTCAAATGTTCTCCCAAATATATGGAATTTCATAGGGAACATTTTCTCTAATACATCTGAGCAGAAACAGAAGACTTCATGTGATAACGATGAAATGAGCGTCTTCAAAGACAAGCTGCTGAACATGATTCACATGGATTCCATTTTTAGAGTGTGTCAGTCCCAGCCTCCCAGCGTACAGAATGTATCCACCACTCATGAATTTCTGAAATGCAATGCTGTTCACATTTTTCCATGGAATTTAGAATACGTTGATTTGGATCCAAATCCTGTAGTATCTTATGGGAAAATTAACGAGCTGCTTTCCCCAAGACAGCGTCATCAAGAagccaaacaaaatctgccactTGAAAAGCAAAATCATTTGACTAGTACACAAGACAAAAACCCTTCTAATTCTATTAGTGGCGAAGCATCCAGTGAGGGATCTGTTGTTCAAATCGTTTGGAATGGATTTGAAGACCTAAAGAGTGTCATAGAGTATGGCCATGATGGGGGAGCCCTGCATGTTGGAAGAGTTTGG atTGCTGATGGTCTGAGGAAAAAACTACATATTGAAATACATTCAACAGTCCGAATTAAGTCAGTTGAATCTATTCCTAAAATTCCTGTATCTCTTACGCTGCAACCCAAACAGAACTTA CATAAAGATATACATGAAGATGATGTTAAATGTGCATTCAGTTCTTGGCTGCAGGATTCCACTACTGATGATCACCCATGGATAATGACAAGCACAGACTGTATACATCTGTCTGCTAAAGAAG GAATACAGGAATTTGTCCTTAGTGCAGCGCATCCCATGCACATTGAAGAAAATAAATCTGAGAATATTTTTATACTGAGTCCCAGTTTGCTGCAAAAGACAAATATACAA GTTCTTTTACATCCTCTAAGTACAAAAGCTGATGATGACAAGCAGCCACCTGTGCCTGATAGAGACAAGAACCTTCCATACCACAAACTAAGTGATTTAGG AGGAGTGGAAAAATTAGGCACATCTTTATTTGAACACATAAGCCACAGTCTTCTGGGGCGTCCTTTATCCCAAAAGCTGGCTGCTAATGCTGTGGGACTGCGAAGTGGAGGGGTGCTTCTCACAGGAGGAAAG GGAAGTGGAAAGTCAACATTAGCAAAGGCTATCTGCAAGGAAGCTTTCACTAGACTGGATGCTCATGTAGAAGTAATTGATTGTAAAGCTTTAAGAG GAAAAAGATTAGTAAACATAAGGAAACATGTGGAAGAAGCTTTTTTAGAGGCAGCATGGAGACAACCATCCATTCTTCTGATGGATGATCTTGATCATATTGTCGGAGTACCTTCTACACCCGAGCATGAGAACAGCCCTGAAACTGTTCAGAGCAATAGACTTGCTTATG CACAAGGAACTCATGTATTTCAGTGCTTCAAATGTATCCAATCTCCAGATCAG AAGCAAAGATATGAAGTGCTGTATTCCATAATAAAGAAGAAACTGAATTCTGATCCAAAGGACTTCTCTGATCTTGACCTCCAGTGTATTGCAAAGGAAACAGAAGGTTTTGTTGCTAGAGATTTTACTATGCTGGTGGATCGTGCCATTCATACCTGTGCTTCTAACCAGAATGCATCAGATAATGGTG cagcattGAACCTGTCAACTGTGGATTTTCAGACAGCTCTAAAAGATTTTACTCCATTAGCTCTGAGAAATGTCAACCTTCATAAACCTAAAGACCTTGGCTGGGACAGGATTGGTGGCTTAAAAGATGTGAAGCAAATGCTCAGGGATACCATCCTGTTACCTGTAAAG TATCCAGAATTATTTGCAAACCTGCCCATACGGCAGAGATCAGGAGTTTTGCTGTATGGAGCACCTGGAACAGGAAAAACACTGTTGGCAGGAGTGGTTGCAAGAGAGAGTGGAATGAATTTCATCAGCATCAAG GGACCAGAACTGCTCAGCAAATACATTGGAGCAAGTGAACAAGCAGTTCGAGATATATTTAACAG agCTCAGGCAGCTAAGCCTTGTATTGTTTTCTTTGATGAGTTTGATTCTATTGCTCCTCGCCGAGGCCACGACAACACAGGAGTCACTGACAGAGTGGTTAACCAGCTGTTGACTCAGTTAGATGGTGTGGAAGGCCTGCAAG GAGTTTATGTGCTAGCTGCTACCAGTCGCCCAGATTTGATTGACCCTGCTTTGTTAAGGCCAGGTCGACTGGATAAATGCCTGTACTGTCCACCTCCTGATCAG aatTCACGCTATGAAATCTTAAAAGCTCTCAGTCATTCCTTGTCTTTGGCAAATGATGTGGACTTTCAGGATGTGGCAGCAAAAACAGAACAGTTCACCGGGGCTGACCTAAAAGCTTTATTGTACAACGCCCAATTAGAGGCAATCCATACCAATTTAAATTTAGGTTTAACGCAG GATTTTGGATCTAGTTCTGATAGTGACTTCAGTCTCTCTTCCATGGTTTTTCTAAACCACAGCAGTGGCTCGGAGGACTCAGCAACAGATGGAGAATTAGGGCTAGAGCACTCTCTTGTTTCTTTAGATATGTCTGACTTGCTTCCTGAAGATCCGAGGTCCAACATGTATCGTCTTTATTTTGGAAGCTCTTATGAATCAGAGCTGGGGAATGGAACTCCTTCAGAATTG AGCTCTTTGTGTTTTTCTGGTCCGAACTCCATGACTTACGACTTCACCAGCATCACTCAGAGAGATGTTGCATCCTCACAGCCTGCAATGCTTAGAACAGCTTCTCAAGAAGGCTCCCTGGAGAACCAGGAGCAGCAAGCAGAGCACCTGAGGACAGAAATCAATGCTAGCAAGGCCAATTACAGAAGCAAGAATGGA GAGGACAGCACCCTTAATCAGTCAGTGCTTCCCAAGACCACTGTGACTATCACCCAGTCTCACCTGATGACTGCTCTGCAGGGCATGAGACCATCCATTAGTCAGGATGACTGGAAGCATTTTACTGAATt
- the PEX1 gene encoding peroxisomal ATPase PEX1 isoform X2 — protein MWGCGDPGGAAAATIVLSGTRDCFLHLPPALASLLRLQQGQAVKISCGHQPIFLSWMETRHRSHQGENNAEINRHLAEKLGITDGEQVFLEPCSHVSSCQQVEVEPLTADDWEILELHASSLESHLLDQIRVVFPGAIFPVWVEQHTHVYIRIGTLVPPAPYGRLEPCTELLVCPKTHGPEENITSTPATESDILLKNFVKNNMEQEETLKDPFAKQPYLKPGALEQSQTDSNMTFGSNVLPNIWNFIGNIFSNTSEQKQKTSCDNDEMSVFKDKLLNMIHMDSIFRVCQSQPPSVQNVSTTHEFLKCNAVHIFPWNLEYVDLDPNPVVSYGKINELLSPRQRHQEAKQNLPLEKQNHLTSTQDKNPSNSISGEASSEGSVVQIVWNGFEDLKSVIEYGHDGGALHVGRVWIADGLRKKLHIEIHSTVRIKSVESIPKIPVSLTLQPKQNLHKDIHEDDVKCAFSSWLQDSTTDDHPWIMTSTDCIHLSAKEGIQEFVLSAAHPMHIEENKSENIFILSPSLLQKTNIQVLLHPLSTKADDDKQPPVPDRDKNLPYHKLSDLGGVEKLGTSLFEHISHSLLGRPLSQKLAANAVGLRSGGVLLTGGKGSGKSTLAKAICKEAFTRLDAHVEVIDCKALRGKRLVNIRKHVEEAFLEAAWRQPSILLMDDLDHIVGVPSTPEHENSPETVQSNRLAYVLKDLMKEVISMGSLIALIATSQSEHSLHPSLVSAQGTHVFQCFKCIQSPDQKQRYEVLYSIIKKKLNSDPKDFSDLDLQCIAKETEGFVARDFTMLVDRAIHTCASNQNASDNGALNLSTVDFQTALKDFTPLALRNVNLHKPKDLGWDRIGGLKDVKQMLRDTILLPVKYPELFANLPIRQRSGVLLYGAPGTGKTLLAGVVARESGMNFISIKGPELLSKYIGASEQAVRDIFNRAQAAKPCIVFFDEFDSIAPRRGHDNTGVTDRVVNQLLTQLDGVEGLQGVYVLAATSRPDLIDPALLRPGRLDKCLYCPPPDQNSRYEILKALSHSLSLANDVDFQDVAAKTEQFTGADLKALLYNAQLEAIHTNLNLGLTQDFGSSSDSDFSLSSMVFLNHSSGSEDSATDGELGLEHSLVSLDMSDLLPEDPRSNMYRLYFGSSYESELGNGTPSELSSLCFSGPNSMTYDFTSITQRDVASSQPAMLRTASQEGSLENQEQQAEHLRTEINASKANYRSKNGEDSTLNQSVLPKTTVTITQSHLMTALQGMRPSISQDDWKHFTELYDNFQNPKKRKVQIGATFRPGQKMTLA, from the exons ATGTGGGGCTGTGGCGACCCcgggggagccgccgccgccaccaTCGTCCTGAGCGGGACCCGCGACTGCTTCCTGCACCTGCCCCCCGCGCTGGCCTCGCTCCTCCGCCTGCAGCAG GGCCAAGCTGTGAAAATATCCTGTGGTCATCAGCCAATATTTTTGAGCTGGATGGAAACCAGGCATCGAAGTCACCAGGGTGAAAATAATGCAGAGATTAACAGACATTTGGCAGAGAAACTTGGCATCACAGATGGAGAGCAG GTTTTTCTTGAACCCTGTTCCCATGTGTCCTCCTGTCAGCAAGTAGAAGTGGAACCACTCACAGCAGATGATTGGGAAATTCTG GAGCTGCACGCTTCCTCCCTTGAAAGCCACCTTCTGGACCAGATTCGAGTGGTGTTTCCAGGAGCCATCTTTCCTGTCTGGGTTGAGCAGCACACCCATGTCTACATCAGAATCG GTACACTTGTGCCACCAGCCCCATATGGGAGATTAGAGCCATGCACGGAGCTTCTGGTATGTCCCAAAACACACGGACCTGAGGAGAATATCACCAGCACACCTGCCACAGAAAGTGACATCTTGCTCAAAAATTTTGTGAAAAACAACATGGAACAAGAAGAAACATTAAAGGATCCTTTTGCCAAACAGCCTTACTTAAAGCCTGGAGCCCTTGAACAGAGTCAGACTGATTCAAACATGACGTTTGGCTCAAATGTTCTCCCAAATATATGGAATTTCATAGGGAACATTTTCTCTAATACATCTGAGCAGAAACAGAAGACTTCATGTGATAACGATGAAATGAGCGTCTTCAAAGACAAGCTGCTGAACATGATTCACATGGATTCCATTTTTAGAGTGTGTCAGTCCCAGCCTCCCAGCGTACAGAATGTATCCACCACTCATGAATTTCTGAAATGCAATGCTGTTCACATTTTTCCATGGAATTTAGAATACGTTGATTTGGATCCAAATCCTGTAGTATCTTATGGGAAAATTAACGAGCTGCTTTCCCCAAGACAGCGTCATCAAGAagccaaacaaaatctgccactTGAAAAGCAAAATCATTTGACTAGTACACAAGACAAAAACCCTTCTAATTCTATTAGTGGCGAAGCATCCAGTGAGGGATCTGTTGTTCAAATCGTTTGGAATGGATTTGAAGACCTAAAGAGTGTCATAGAGTATGGCCATGATGGGGGAGCCCTGCATGTTGGAAGAGTTTGG atTGCTGATGGTCTGAGGAAAAAACTACATATTGAAATACATTCAACAGTCCGAATTAAGTCAGTTGAATCTATTCCTAAAATTCCTGTATCTCTTACGCTGCAACCCAAACAGAACTTA CATAAAGATATACATGAAGATGATGTTAAATGTGCATTCAGTTCTTGGCTGCAGGATTCCACTACTGATGATCACCCATGGATAATGACAAGCACAGACTGTATACATCTGTCTGCTAAAGAAG GAATACAGGAATTTGTCCTTAGTGCAGCGCATCCCATGCACATTGAAGAAAATAAATCTGAGAATATTTTTATACTGAGTCCCAGTTTGCTGCAAAAGACAAATATACAA GTTCTTTTACATCCTCTAAGTACAAAAGCTGATGATGACAAGCAGCCACCTGTGCCTGATAGAGACAAGAACCTTCCATACCACAAACTAAGTGATTTAGG AGGAGTGGAAAAATTAGGCACATCTTTATTTGAACACATAAGCCACAGTCTTCTGGGGCGTCCTTTATCCCAAAAGCTGGCTGCTAATGCTGTGGGACTGCGAAGTGGAGGGGTGCTTCTCACAGGAGGAAAG GGAAGTGGAAAGTCAACATTAGCAAAGGCTATCTGCAAGGAAGCTTTCACTAGACTGGATGCTCATGTAGAAGTAATTGATTGTAAAGCTTTAAGAG GAAAAAGATTAGTAAACATAAGGAAACATGTGGAAGAAGCTTTTTTAGAGGCAGCATGGAGACAACCATCCATTCTTCTGATGGATGATCTTGATCATATTGTCGGAGTACCTTCTACACCCGAGCATGAGAACAGCCCTGAAACTGTTCAGAGCAATAGACTTGCTTATG TTTTGAAAGATCTGATGAAAGAAGTTATTTCCATGGGGAGTTTGATTGCATTAATTGCCACGAGTCAGTCTGAACATTCCCTTCATCCTTCCCTTGTTTCAGCACAAGGAACTCATGTATTTCAGTGCTTCAAATGTATCCAATCTCCAGATCAG AAGCAAAGATATGAAGTGCTGTATTCCATAATAAAGAAGAAACTGAATTCTGATCCAAAGGACTTCTCTGATCTTGACCTCCAGTGTATTGCAAAGGAAACAGAAGGTTTTGTTGCTAGAGATTTTACTATGCTGGTGGATCGTGCCATTCATACCTGTGCTTCTAACCAGAATGCATCAGATAATGGTG cattGAACCTGTCAACTGTGGATTTTCAGACAGCTCTAAAAGATTTTACTCCATTAGCTCTGAGAAATGTCAACCTTCATAAACCTAAAGACCTTGGCTGGGACAGGATTGGTGGCTTAAAAGATGTGAAGCAAATGCTCAGGGATACCATCCTGTTACCTGTAAAG TATCCAGAATTATTTGCAAACCTGCCCATACGGCAGAGATCAGGAGTTTTGCTGTATGGAGCACCTGGAACAGGAAAAACACTGTTGGCAGGAGTGGTTGCAAGAGAGAGTGGAATGAATTTCATCAGCATCAAG GGACCAGAACTGCTCAGCAAATACATTGGAGCAAGTGAACAAGCAGTTCGAGATATATTTAACAG agCTCAGGCAGCTAAGCCTTGTATTGTTTTCTTTGATGAGTTTGATTCTATTGCTCCTCGCCGAGGCCACGACAACACAGGAGTCACTGACAGAGTGGTTAACCAGCTGTTGACTCAGTTAGATGGTGTGGAAGGCCTGCAAG GAGTTTATGTGCTAGCTGCTACCAGTCGCCCAGATTTGATTGACCCTGCTTTGTTAAGGCCAGGTCGACTGGATAAATGCCTGTACTGTCCACCTCCTGATCAG aatTCACGCTATGAAATCTTAAAAGCTCTCAGTCATTCCTTGTCTTTGGCAAATGATGTGGACTTTCAGGATGTGGCAGCAAAAACAGAACAGTTCACCGGGGCTGACCTAAAAGCTTTATTGTACAACGCCCAATTAGAGGCAATCCATACCAATTTAAATTTAGGTTTAACGCAG GATTTTGGATCTAGTTCTGATAGTGACTTCAGTCTCTCTTCCATGGTTTTTCTAAACCACAGCAGTGGCTCGGAGGACTCAGCAACAGATGGAGAATTAGGGCTAGAGCACTCTCTTGTTTCTTTAGATATGTCTGACTTGCTTCCTGAAGATCCGAGGTCCAACATGTATCGTCTTTATTTTGGAAGCTCTTATGAATCAGAGCTGGGGAATGGAACTCCTTCAGAATTG AGCTCTTTGTGTTTTTCTGGTCCGAACTCCATGACTTACGACTTCACCAGCATCACTCAGAGAGATGTTGCATCCTCACAGCCTGCAATGCTTAGAACAGCTTCTCAAGAAGGCTCCCTGGAGAACCAGGAGCAGCAAGCAGAGCACCTGAGGACAGAAATCAATGCTAGCAAGGCCAATTACAGAAGCAAGAATGGA GAGGACAGCACCCTTAATCAGTCAGTGCTTCCCAAGACCACTGTGACTATCACCCAGTCTCACCTGATGACTGCTCTGCAGGGCATGAGACCATCCATTAGTCAGGATGACTGGAAGCATTTTACTGAATt